The nucleotide sequence CATCTTCGTCTTCATGGATAAGGACTTCCTCAACCCAAATAACATCCCAGTGTGTCCACCAAAGAGGTaggcatttatatatatatgtagaaccATTTTAATGAACAGAAATAAAATAAACTACAGTGGCATGAAACCAACACAGTCATTACTTTGTACCACAAGAGCTGGCAAGTTATGTACATCATTTGCAGATACCTCAGACTAAATTGTGAAGTAGCTTTGCATCTGCAGGTTTGTGTTTCAACACACAGCAGTTGTTTAGTGTGGTTTAAGTAGAAGCTAAACCAGTAAAATACTAAGCATGAACTTCTAATCAGACTTTAAATATTCTCATGCATGCGTGCATCGTGATATAGTTTAGGAACACAACCAGCTGATCATGTCTGAGGCATTAGTGATCTAAGACTGTACATGATCTTTCCCTTTCTTTTAAGGGTAGGAGAAGGAGCAGTATGTGCAGCAGGGAAAGTACGAATATGAGATTGTCTGTCAGATTAAGTTTCTACGCTGATGCCTTTTTACCTTCCAAAgacaaaaaataaaatgcatgCCTTGATAGAagaccaaatatatatatatatatatatatatatatatatatatatatatatatatatatatatatatatatatatatatatatatctatatacttcAGTTAGAACTCCCCATGGAAGCAAAGAGGAAGAATGTTGCACAAGGAAAAGCTAATACATATCATCATTGTTCTTCTTCTAAATAGGTAAAAAAGCCCTTTTGGAGGACTTGACGACTTGCGTGAAACCACAAAGACACGGACAAAAGGAAGCCCACAGGTGCGTGCGTGTGTGTGCTTTCTGAATCTCCCCTAAAGCCTATGAGTGATGTCTCAGTGAAGAGTGAGAGCGGAATGCTGCATTTGTGTCTCATGGAAATGAGCGCTCAGAAAAGTGGGTAACCTAAGTCGAAAACATCAGTCAGTGAAGACACCGATGGTGAGGTGGAGACGGAGACGGAGACCTGCGGCAGTGAAGCGCCAAGGTTGTCCATATTAATGTCGTTGGCGTCAGGGAATCCGCATGCACTGAGTTCCCACACAGGCTCGTCCATCCAGAACCCCTTGCTCATCTCTGCAAGACAAGGGAAGTCCTCTGAGCTCATCGAACCCACTCCACCACCCAACGGGTCTCCATTCGTTGCACCGCAACTGCTGGTGGATACTTGACACTGCACTTGGTTGGAAGGGGAGAGCACCTGAGCATTCGACTCACTCGAGCTGCTGTTACCCCTGTTCGCAGAAGAGTGTTTGCGGGAGGACCTGAGGCGGCTCTCTTGGACGATGCTGCTCAAGTAACCCGACCTAGTGTCATCAGAAAATAAGAAGTCATTAGACATGTCCATCTCTGCTGGAGATCCGAATGCGGGCATGTTGGTGGCGTCCCGACTTGATCGGAAGAGAAGGCTGTCGACATCACGGCGACTCGGAGCGGAGATGCTATGGCGATGACTTTGAATCGAGAAGCTGCTGTGGTTGGAAGGTTGTATGGCGGTTGCAGCGCCGACGAGCTGGTGAGGCTGGCCGGGAAGCGGTGGCATCGGCTGAGGGATGAAACTCTGGGAGTGGAAAGGGGTGACGGCGTGAAATGTGGTCAGAGGGGTGTCAGCGTAGACGAAGTTGGTTCGAGCTTGGGTGCCTTTCATGGCGAGGGCTGCCCTGTCGTACGCCATGGCAGCCTCTTGAGCGGTGTCGAACGTTCCTAACCAATGCCTCTCCTTAGTCGTAGGGTCCCTTATCTCGGCGGCATATCTCCCCCAAGGCCTTCTCCTCACGCCGAGGAACCTCCCTGGCTCTGTgggcttcctcctccctctcctctcgcCGGAGGAGGTCCCCGCCACTGGCGACGACGAGGAAGGCGACGACAACGACGATGAATGATAAGGCTTACCTTGGCAGAAGTCCATCATGGGTGGGGTGTATCCTTGAGCTTTTACTGTTGTATTGTCCGAGGTCTTTGAGGAAGACATCAGTGGGAAAAGGTGGATACGAGCAGAAAGGGAGATGGCGGAGTTCAGAGAGGTGTTCGAGGGATGAGAGGGTGCCTCAGCTCGGGGTGGTGTGGGTGGGAGGGAGGTTGGGGGGGGCTTTAAATGAGTGATGTTGGATATGTTGGGAGGGAAAAGGACACTGTAGATGTGataggggtggggtggggtggggatGTCATGGATTCCTGACCCCATCTTGACAAGCTTAAAATCATTCTCCAAAACCAGATGGATCTTTCGCTTTCTTATCCTTAGTAATTTCCTCTCTCTTGCTTCTTAAAAGCTTAAACTGTTGAGCTCCCAGACAGCACACAGTGGAGTAACCAAGATCGAGCAACTAATCCTCTCAGGTTCTCATCCTTGTCTAAACAATCGACTCCATTGTTCTCATCCTAAGTGGTGTGATTAGATTAATGAATCCGAACATGGGTGCATATGTCGTCTACAAGTAGCATAGGATGATCCATGCAGTTTTATGGGATAGTTTATGATGCCCGCCTGCTTTATTTGATTACTGTCTTTTGTTCTTTAGCTCTCCGGGAGGCTTCGTTTAAGATGACAAAGATGAGAAATCTGCGCCGAGTTCAAACCACCACGATCTAACGACTGTGTCGTAGGAGGGCATAGATGTCTGATAAAGCCAAATCCAAAGCTAGACTTGATAATCTATGGCGGTTGACATATCAATCATCATAAGATTTTGCGTCGTCGTAGGCTCGTgaaggatctctctctctctctctctctctacatgttTGAACTTAAACCAATGGTCTCGGTGCATCATCGTTCCTAACACAAAATCTCACATGTGCTTCCGCGTTTTaagggtgttatatatggatcaaATTGCAGTGGACTTTCTTGTCTGCTCCTTTAAAGTTTGAAATGGAGCAGTTAGAATGGTGTCAAGACATCTCAGGGAAACCTTCAGCTGCATCAAGACATTCTTTCCATGGCATTGTCTTGCTATGTGTGGGCAGTCTCTGGTTTAAGTGACCGTCACATGAAGGAGGATGCTAAGAAGGGCCCCATGCGTCTCCTCCCTTTGACTACCTTAATGCTGCCTTCCCCCCACCCCCCTTTTTCTTCTGTCTGCTTCATGTGATGAGCGAAGTGGAACTGTGCTGATGATTTCTTAGTTCCTAATCGAAGATAATCATTTCGGACATTGGTAAGCAACAGAAGCTGAGCTTTCGTGTCTCGCAAAAGCCATTAGGAAAGGAGACGTGAAGACATTTCAGtcaaaaagagaggaaaaggatCGACATATAGAATGGGAATGTGGGACAGACGAGAGAGCCTGGGAAGTACATGGAGGCAAGAAGTGGAAACAGATGAGTTGTCCCAACATAAAAGAGATTTGATGGAAGAACACCGGACTCGAAATTAAGGCCACTGTCCCTACTCACTGTCTCACTCGCACAACTGTTGCTGGaatcacccaaaaaaaaaaacacacttcATTTCTTTCCTTGTTTCCCTATCTCAGTCCTGCCACTGTTACAAAAAGTACGCCATGcaggtatgtgtgtgtgttgggttagcaaaagaagaagaagaagaagcaacagCAGCTGCTGCAACAACAGCTCACACCGGAGCTTGCATTAGCATTTTAAATCCCGCATGATACGACACGGTCGGTCTTGGAATCTATGACCATTGACTTCCCCACTCAGGTCTTGAGAACTTTGATGCATATGATGAGCTCTCTCTCCCATTATAGGATAAGAAATCAGCTCCACCCGCAATTACAGTATTACTTTTGAGAATGACCTTTTTGGCCCACTCTTAACCCTGTCGACGGAACAAAGCAGAAGAACACACGCATATTTAGAAAAAGGCATGGTTTGCGGGGAATTTTTCTGGGATATAATGGTGATAAACACCATGTACATGGCATCGGTAATGGAACGAAGGAGTTTAGCAGTCACAGGAGAGTCAAGCCCATCTAAAAAGGTGTGAGGAAAAGGTGGTCTAcaagtgtttgatataatgcAAGGCAAAGGAAGAGAAGGGAAATAGGGTGTGAGTAGGGGGATAATTTGGATGGGTGCAGTAAaaaacacaacaacaacaacaaaatagaGGAGGAAAATAGACAACAAGTGGACAGTTCTTCTTCACACCCAAGTGTAGCGGAAATATAAGTGGCACGACACCCAAAACACATATGCTTTTGTCCACAGCATAGGTCGCCCGGGATTTGGGGGATGTCTTTATACTACTTTGACTTTGGGTTCACAACGCGCGGGTGAGGGAGTAGCGTTAGAGAGGGGTGGGAGAACAGTGGCCTTTTTGTGTGGGTGAGCGAGCGAAGACACTAGGCTGTACGTGAGGTGTGGTGTGGTGCTGCTGCGagtgcacgagagagagagagagagagagagagagagaggggtgtgtGCAGTGGGTTTCCGCCGCATGCTGCGAGTGCCGCACAGTGCCACTGTGCCGCACAAGTGacggagagagaagaagaaggaggagaagatGACGATAGTGACGATAGAGAGAAATTGTTACTTTGattatgatttcatatgatcattcaAGATTATCTTGATGGCTTCACTTATCCATTTACATTATAACTTATCATGTGTCATATTGTCCACATAATAAGATTCTTGTTCATGATTGTTGGTGTAAATAACCTTAAGCCGtgccctcggggtcgacgcgactGGGTTCGGATCCGAATGATGGAGATCTTCCTCAGACGGCCTTCGAGTTCGCTGCGGCGGTCGGGATGGTGTCGTCGCCTCCTCTTGGCAGGAAATCCACGCCTTCGCGTCTCGTGGGAACCCTCGGCCTCACACCTGCaccaaggtcgggtcggggttctCGGCcctacccctccgacgatcaagttaggttATGGCGAAGGGGGTTTCAGGTGGAGTCTTTTTTCCTGTCTGTTTTTTCTCCCTCCTTTCCGTtcggaatgcgagggtatttatagggagatctactgtttcctgatgtgcccgcttgtaggggGCAGGCGGGTAACGTCCGACACTGGTGTTAGCGTGGCATGAAGAACCGAacctgagtaggcgttaatgcgcctcggccgacgttctggttcgtttgaccaggtgctatcgcgtcccgagtcttatcataattactatcctcatcaatgATGATTACTTCCAAGTATTATACTTACCGGCTCTAAACTATGTACATACATGTATCATGTGTAAGTACATGTATCGAGTGTATGTGGACCATGACATCCCCATTCCTCTAATCTCAATCCTTTACCTTCGTCCATGTCATCCTTACTATCTCAATCAAATTCTAATAAGTTGGTCAAAACTATAAAAACCCTGATattaacattattttttttatcgatgacacatgaaatatttttctcattaAATCGTAAGTACTTCTTCAGTTCCACATCggtaaaatatataaaagaaatattcTCTCGTTAAACCAATGTTATATAACATTATCGTTAATATTTCTCTCATTAAACCAAAGTAAATTTGAGTTAAAATGACAATGAAATCATCAACTGTCAATCAAATAATGCCCCATGAAGAGACCAAGAACGAACTAAGAACAATAGAGTGACGAAGAAGTTGCACGTCGCCTCCAAAGGCAGTAGTGTTCCCTGTGTACCTAAAACAGTGGCCATTGCAAGTCCACAGGAAAAGATGTACGAGTACAAATATTCTGCTTGTCAACTACTGTTATTTCCATTCCTCACAGCTGAAAAATTCTGTGTCAACAATCTTTTCGATGTGTATATCGAAATTAAGATCATCCACTTCTTACCTAAATCAACAGTGTTCTTAGAGGTGTATCTCACACAACAGTGTTCACTGTTCTACACGTAATATTCTCCCTTCATCTCCTGCATTCTGCGTACTCGAAGTCTCATGCCATCTTCGGAACGTGACTCGTTGAagggaaggaagaaggagaggggGAGAACAGTGGAGTGTGTTCACTGTAGCACACTTCAATATTCTCTTGTGATCTTTTGCTGTTCTGAGTACTTGCCGTCGTCTACCATCTCCGAAACGTGGCTCACCCGAAGGAAAGGGAACAGTAGCGAGGGAGAGACAGCATTCTCCTACGTTGTATAGGCAGGTAGAGACGAGGAAATCTACATCCTGCAGACTGGACGTACGTACGTACGTACGTACTCTCTCGATCTCCACCGAGGTAGGGAAGCAAGTTCACTTCCGTATCCGTGTTGCGTCTGCCATAGAAACGTAGGAGGAATAATAGATTGCTTTccaccaagagagagagagagagagagagagtagggaGAGGGGGAGGTGAAGGGAGGAATGGGACATGGTGTGGGAGCAAATGATCTTCCCGTCAAGTCGAGTTTTGGACCGGTGGCTAATGGCTTTTGCATGGCTTGGACCGATGGACTTTGTGCCAGTGTCACCCAATCATGGTGGCTTCTTCCACCAGCCGAATGAAAGAGAGATCTGTTCGTAATCGCAATAACACCTCCTCATCATGGTTGGAGAGAGCGTCATTCTTAACGTGCCCGTTGGATCGAATAGAACATTGGGCATCTATAAGTCGGGCCTCGATCGAGTTCATCATTCTGTAGAGAGTCCAAACCACATGGGCTTACGACGGGATAAGAAGAAGCCTAGCTCACACATTTTGGTCATAAAGATCTCTTTACTTAGACATGTGTATGTCACTGTTGGACAATGATTAAGAGAGGAGGTCATGCCATCCTttacaatataaaaataataataatttttcttgCAAGAACCAAAGGGCATgcaaaaatgacaaaaaaaagagGACTTCCCAAACAGCAAACAGGAAATTCAGCAAACAAACACCTTCCACGTGTCCGAAACTGGCTGGACACACGCCTCCTGCCTCGCCGCCAACCGTCTTGGGCGTCCGAGCCTTCGCACCCGATCCCTCTCGGTAGTCGGCCAACCGTTGTTCGCTGCGTGAGACCCGACAGCAAACACCCACCCGTCGCAACCTGCATGGCAGCCTTGTCTTACGTGAATAAAATGCTTCTTGCCACGGCCAAAGTCACGACTCTGATGCCTGCCGATCGATCTGTTCACAAAGCCACAGTCCAAAATCACAATATCTAATATACAAACAATTATCGTTCCTACTGATCCACACCGATGCACACAGCTTTCGTGTCCGAAGTCGTTGGCGTCTGCCTAACCCACTGAGACATTACACTTCTGTGCGGAAGAAAATTCCAATTACATCCCAACATCATAAGATTATTTCTTTGTTGCTtggtttattatgaatcaaattatgaaaataatttttagatttaatATTGAACATAACTATTTGTCCAATAGAAAATTCTGTATAACATTGATTTATAATTAGATCATCCTTGTGATCTTCGTCAGACATCAGCACTCGGTCACCTACTTATGATTGGAAGGATCTGTGGAACCCACCTGGGGATCACCGCGGGCTGGTTTTGAATTGCAGTCTAAAGGCAGGTACAGATTGGGTAACCGAAAATGACTGTGCATTATTAGACACTTCTATTTTATCCCCCATTCTATCATTcggaaatataaataaataaatatattttttctattaacTATAAGAGCGACTCACCTATTTTTGGCTCTGACCTCCGCCTCTCCGCTCGCTCTCTCGCTGtcgctctcgcttcgctcgtcttgtcgtcgattgattTCTTCCTTGTTTCGTCCAAGTCACAGCAAGCGACGCCAATCTCCGGGCAGCGTTCGGTGCGTCCTCTTCTTTTGAATCTCGTACTGCTTTCGCTTCTTTTTCCCGTTCGTTAGCTTTCTTGAACGCCTTGTTTTTACCTCGGCCGTCGACGTGGTGATGCGTACAATTTGGTGAATCACCACGGAAATCGTCGTCGAGATGTGTTCCTTCTTCGGAGGATTCGCAGCGTGTAAGGTCGGGAGGTTGATGATTTGGCTCGTCGCCTCGTGATTTGCTCGCTGGCCGCGGGATCGCTAATTGCTCGAGGCTGTTGTTAGGTGAAAACTGAAGAAGGGTTTCGTGTTCTGGTGTGGTCTTTTCGCGATGTGAGGGGTCGTCGGGATCTGCTTCGTGCTTGCTATTTAGGGCCGGCTACTTGTTTTTGATCGCCCGATCCAGAACCTTTTAATTTTGACTAGTCTTCAACATTTTTGGTGGAGCGTACCTGTTCAATATTGATCAATCTTTCGACTAGTTCGAAGGCGTGATATCTTTGTACTTACCGATCGTTTATGGGTTTTCCTTCTTGATACTTGGGACACCATGTCTTTCTCCAGGGAATAGCTGTTTGCAGACGCAAGTATATACTTGCGCACCGACGATCTGGAAAAGCACGTTAATTCAAGGATGATCCGACCACTTTTTTCTTAATTGTTGATTCAACGTTTGAgctttttttctctttaaaattTGGGATGCAATGCAGAGGTTTGTTTTTTTATCTTTCAATTCAATGTGTTGACAGATGGATACTGTTGAAATGGACTACATGGAGGAGGAGCAAACTGCTAGGACATTTCCTGACCAATTTCCTTCACCAGATCCCGTTTGCAGAAATGGTATTTACGATGAACCACAACTATGTCCTCGGATAGGAGATGAGTACCAAGTGGAGATTCCGCCACTAGCAACAGAATCACAATGCCTTTCGGTAAAAGCATGCGTAACTAGTACCAGCAACGTGCTTGCTGTTGACCATCATGTTGGAGTAGGATTACCCATTTCAATTATGTGGGTTCAGCGTGTAGGTGATGATACCAAAGTTGCTCAGAAAGAGTTTTCTGGTACCAACACTGAGAAAATTCGAGCTGATGATGTCAAAGCTGATCAAAGCTGTTCTATTAAAAGCGAGTCAGTGGACTACGGAAACACTGAGAAAAGTCAAGCTGATGCTGTACACAAGATAATGACTAAATCTCCAGAAAAAAGTTCAAATAATTGTGTAAATCTTTGTAGCCTTACATGTGAAGATGAATGTATTGGCACACAAAATTGTTGCAAAGAATTTGGTGAATCTATAAACAAGAGGAGAATGGATAGTGGTGTTCCTCTGCAGCGATTTAGTGAAGCTAATGGTGACAGTGCATTGCCTGGTTCACCATCTTCCTCTTGGAGTGAGGATGAGATGCAAAGTTTTCTCCTTGGTCTTTACATTTTCGGAAAGAATCTAGGTCAAGTGAAAAGGTTTATTGAATGTAAGAAGATGGGAGATATACTCTCCCATTATTATGGAAATTTCTACAAATCTGAGGCCTATTGTAGATGGTCAGAATGTAGAAAGATAAGAAGCAGGAGGTGCATTCTTGGACACCGTATTTTTACTGGATGGAGACAACAAGAATTTTTATCTCGTGTGCTACCTAGAATACCAAAGGATGTCCAACACACTCTGATGGAGGTACTTTCCATCTATTTCTAGCATTTTTTTCCTAATTACATAACTATCTCTTGTTGATTGTAATATATTAAAGGTTCATAGTTGAGAAGTGCAGTAGCTTAAACTCATGTCCATGTGTAGTGGCAACCCTCTAGTCTCATCTGTCAACAAAGGAAATCTTATAGACATTTGTGTTTCGAGTATATTGGAAATCCTTCTAGAGCATGAAGGAAGTTCTGCAAATTCTCATAAACTGTCAACATATATGTACTATGGCTGTTCAATTTTATTTCGAAGACTCATTCTCATGCCCAATGACAGACGAGAACCAGAGAATGAGAATTTGTGTCACTGCCCTCTATTATTATAGAAACCAGATTTTGTCAAGATTAGCTATTAGATTTAGAACATCAACTTGCAAGAATGGTACCTGTTAAAATTATCAGTAGTGGATGAAATGGTTAGTTTCATAAATTTAGTTCCGCCAATATTGTCACTTAAGAAGAATTCCCCCCATTCCATATCCATGTGGGCTCAATCATAATTTCAcacttatgatgatgatcattttAAGCATGTCTCAGCTTTATGTTAATGAAAATCATGCGAAAATTAAGATACTTCCGGATCAGATTAACTCACTAAAAgtcaatattttatataatacttATGAAAGGGAAACAAAAATGTgctatatttttttctttgaagAAATAGACTACCTGATTGAAGAATAGTAACCATAGTGCCTTTGTAGATATGAACAAGAATAACAGCTAGTACAATTTACAtattataatatttcaaaaaataaacataaaagaaCCCTTAATCCTATTATGAATTAGTAATTTTCATAAAAGAACACTCAAACATAAAAGTATAAAAAGCATATTGCTCTTAAGATATTAAACTAGTTAACAGAAGTTTTGAATTGTTGGAAAGAACTTTAGAAAAAatcctataaataaaaaaaaattacaaagggAAATCAGTCCAAAATCCTTACTTTTAAATGAACCTTGTATTTGGAAATGAAAACAATGGAAGTCCTAGTCCAAGATATGTATAGAAGTGCTTAGGAACCTTTTACATGGACCCTCAATAATAGCCTATTAGTATTAATAGTACGTATAAAATGTCCAAGCCTCTTGTCCATCTCGAAAAGACTAAAACCTCACAACCTCGTAGATCTCAATACTAATAAAAGGAGAATGACtatattttgtttcttgattTGGATATCCAACCACCTAGGGCCGTCCCATCCCTCCCTCATCAACAGTTTCACTACTATTTGACAAGTTGTAGTAAAAGGAGACAAATTCATTCATAGTAAGACTTGGTTTCTTGgcaatgtcattttgaatcttaaCGTGATGAATAAAATCACATCTATGACATGGAGAAATCAAATTTTGACAATATTTGGTATATTAGTTCCTTTTACTAATCCATTTAGTTAGCCAACCATTTTAAGTTAATTTGCCTAAGTAGAGCATGAAATTTGTTCTAAACATAGGATAGCTTGGTATATTCAAATCAATGAGGCCATGAGTTGACTATTATTCCTCTAAAACAAGTTGACTATTAATTTTGTTCATATACcatgaaaaaaattaatataggaCACTGGTCAGAGACTGCCCTAGGATGAGGCCTGATAGTAGAATCGCCAACAATATTAAGTCAAGTTAGAATTGAAAAAGCTTGATCTAACTTAACCAGACCTTATGAAATAAAGATTGACAAAGTATCTATCGAATCTTTTGAAtgtaaattttgaaaatgaacaTTAACAATTGGAAACTCTTAAAAAGTATCTGACATTCATCTAAAAAATACTCTACAAATGTCAGTGTTTGGCACATATTTAAATTCGAGACAACACACAATTTGAAGCATCTTTGTTTTATATCCCATTACTTAAGCTAGCTCTCCATTGAGATCTATCTTATGGTTATACCCCCACTTCTTGTTTCAGACTTTCAGTTACTCTTCATACATCTTGAATGATCTTTTGTTGTAATTTATTGGTCAACGAATAAAGGAAAGCCTTTTTTGCGTTTCTTACCACTTTGAGTATACTAGTTGATGAGCCTCCTCTCGAGACATGAACCATGATGATCATTAAATTAGCCTTTTGAACTTTGTTAAATGTTGCTATTTGGCCTCAATAGGAATTGTCTACACGAAGAACATCCTTTTGGAATCTGATATTCGTTTGATTGGGATTTTTTTTGCCAAAGAGGAATTTATTAATATCTCAAGGATCTACGAGTGACCAATGTAGGTTCATAATGCAAAATACAAGTCAACTCTGGGGAATGGATTTCACCCATAAAACAGTAGATTTT is from Musa acuminata AAA Group cultivar baxijiao chromosome BXJ3-8, Cavendish_Baxijiao_AAA, whole genome shotgun sequence and encodes:
- the LOC135644607 gene encoding ethylene-responsive transcription factor FZP-like, giving the protein MSSSKTSDNTTVKAQGYTPPMMDFCQGKPYHSSSLSSPSSSSPVAGTSSGERRGRRKPTEPGRFLGVRRRPWGRYAAEIRDPTTKERHWLGTFDTAQEAAMAYDRAALAMKGTQARTNFVYADTPLTTFHAVTPFHSQSFIPQPMPPLPGQPHQLVGAATAIQPSNHSSFSIQSHRHSISAPSRRDVDSLLFRSSRDATNMPAFGSPAEMDMSNDFLFSDDTRSGYLSSIVQESRLRSSRKHSSANRGNSSSSESNAQVLSPSNQVQCQVSTSSCGATNGDPLGGGVGSMSSEDFPCLAEMSKGFWMDEPVWELSACGFPDANDINMDNLGASLPQVSVSVSTSPSVSSLTDVFDLGYPLF